In Calothrix sp. PCC 7507, one DNA window encodes the following:
- a CDS encoding cytochrome c biogenesis protein has protein sequence MTSENSTSTESSWWSVPGRFLRRELLPVLTDLRLAIALLLIIALFSISGTVIEQGQSPAYYQSNYPEHPALFGFLSWKVIQVVGLDHVYRTWWFLSLLVLFGTSLTACTFTRQLPALKAAQRWKYYDEPKQFQKLALSAELDTGSLNSLTPILQKQRYKIFQEKDDILYARKGLVGRIGPIIVHVGIVTILLGGIWGAMTGFMAQEMVASGDTFQIKNVIDAGPLAVGKIPQDWSVRVNRFWIDYTPTGGIDQFYSDMSVLNNQGQEVDHKKIFVNEPLRYHGVTFYQTDWGLSAVRVRLNNSPIFQLPMAQLDTKGKGRIWGTWIPTKPDLSEGVSLLAKDLQGMVLIYDATGKLVDTVRTGMSTQINGVTVKILDVIGSTGLQIKADPGIPIVYTGFALLMAGVVMSYFSHSQIWALQKGDRLYIGGKTNRAQVAFEREVLDILNSVSSKPKGVEV, from the coding sequence ATGACTTCAGAAAATTCAACTTCTACAGAATCAAGTTGGTGGTCAGTACCTGGGCGATTCTTGCGGCGAGAGTTGTTACCTGTACTGACAGATTTAAGATTAGCGATCGCTCTCCTTTTAATTATCGCTCTCTTCAGCATCAGTGGGACTGTCATTGAGCAAGGTCAATCGCCTGCTTATTACCAGTCTAATTACCCAGAACACCCAGCTTTGTTTGGTTTCCTGAGTTGGAAGGTAATTCAGGTAGTCGGTTTAGACCATGTCTATCGTACCTGGTGGTTTCTCAGTTTACTGGTTTTGTTTGGTACTAGTCTGACAGCTTGTACTTTCACCCGCCAATTGCCGGCTTTAAAAGCTGCCCAACGGTGGAAATATTATGATGAACCCAAACAATTTCAAAAGTTAGCTTTGAGTGCTGAATTAGATACTGGTTCTCTGAATTCCCTCACACCTATCTTACAAAAACAGCGCTATAAAATTTTTCAGGAAAAAGATGATATTTTATATGCCCGTAAAGGCCTAGTCGGACGCATTGGCCCAATTATCGTTCATGTGGGCATCGTCACTATTTTGTTGGGGGGAATTTGGGGGGCGATGACTGGGTTTATGGCCCAGGAAATGGTAGCCAGTGGTGATACATTTCAAATCAAAAATGTCATCGATGCTGGGCCTTTAGCCGTCGGGAAAATTCCGCAAGATTGGTCTGTGCGCGTCAATCGTTTTTGGATTGACTATACCCCGACAGGCGGTATTGACCAATTTTACTCGGATATGTCTGTCTTAAATAATCAAGGACAGGAAGTAGACCACAAAAAGATTTTTGTCAACGAACCTCTGCGCTATCACGGCGTGACTTTCTACCAAACTGATTGGGGACTCTCTGCTGTGCGTGTCCGCTTGAACAATAGCCCGATTTTTCAGTTACCAATGGCGCAATTAGATACCAAGGGTAAAGGGCGTATCTGGGGTACTTGGATTCCCACAAAACCAGATTTAAGTGAGGGTGTCTCTTTATTAGCAAAAGACTTGCAAGGCATGGTGTTAATTTATGATGCCACAGGTAAACTAGTTGACACTGTGCGGACGGGAATGTCTACCCAAATCAACGGTGTCACTGTCAAAATTCTCGATGTCATTGGTAGTACTGGCTTGCAAATTAAAGCCGATCCTGGTATTCCGATTGTATACACTGGATTTGCTTTGTTAATGGCGGGTGTGGTGATGAGTTACTTCTCTCACTCACAAATTTGGGCATTGCAAAAAGGCGATCGCTTGTATATTGGTGGTAAGACAAATCGCGCTCAAGTAGCCTTTGAACGTGAGGTTTTGGATATTTTAAACAGCGTGAGTTCAAAGCCAAAGGGTGTTGAAGTTTAA
- a CDS encoding CHAT domain-containing protein, whose amino-acid sequence MELNLRFSENNQVVVKFDDQETDRLDFASPLSAADREEIRWYLETYAARYTTDVDDTRAEGIAKKFRQWGEDLFNAVFQHRAAQRLFNYFQDENQPGRLLTISASHPAILSLPWELLRDPEGTYLFHENPRISIRRRLAGAGGGRRPFKVQVKDRLRLLFVVSRPSDAGFIDPRGEAIAVLNAIQLEAAGRVEVEFLRPATLDNLVARLEDSRQPPVDIVHFDGHGVFDLDGRFQEQAKHSDPVGITKGGNEKGGNIGYLLFEDKEGKKALITAETLGDMLNRQKVGLIVLSACQSAAMGGEDGEDAMGSVAARLTHAGIPAVLAMTYSVLVTTAHQLFAKFYQGLVSGAGMGEALDNARRDLYLNQQRGERQRGEQRVQLKLQDWFLPALYQVAGDTPLLQPDLNNQESGETPKWGNLPDLQEAGFFGRSRELWQIERWFVQGTRRLTVSGFGGQGKTYLVQEAGRWLHRTGMFEKVCFVNYAAFQGVDAVGWAVSTLATVLDESLIDGAAATQALRKQATLLILDNLETLPAEPLRELLTVAKQWSEVGECRVLLTTRTPDFHHPDYPTQGSRKHISLPLRGLGQEDALAYFQSLIKLPLAPKFDPPKREVLLELFKLVDFHPLSIGLLAKQLESRRPAELGQRLETLIAQTPDNPLLASLNLSLERLDAEAMQLLPRLGVFQGGALESNLLKITEISQSQWQTLRPALEATGLIQVHGPFLKFHPTLAPALWPRLSPEVQTELLARYQELYYEVSDYLYFEDRKNTRGVRAIAQQELPNLLYAVDRALDAGAEWAVEFVNQVNLFLGYFGLNRDRTRLNQRIAELTGEVGSDTWFLTRISSGEQLYNAGRYQQAAQVFSEILAELGEQPSYKRCVTLGNLGRCFADQRQTAQAAQIYHQGLAVAQQLEQSNNVKQLMEMLQTDLADALRTMGDYGEARIAYEAGLAIKKEVGDLRGAAVSNFKLGTLAMLQGNLPEAQQRYREGLTTFQQLNEPAQEATVWHQLGIVYEKGKQWDAAEDAYRRSAQIQESLGNLADAARTWQQLGSLNLSVGNLGEAEAWYRKALKQDQKLENQASASQILSNLALILQNQPHRLSEARQLAEEALAINKTLDLAAAEIWKIYEILAMITDKQSDTTQAKEYRRQARQAKAAFAGTQYELRQYGQLIAGVVAAVDNAKIREQLEVKMENVAEGGQNLVAAIRRILAGERDENILCEPLNLQHSMIISAILRGIADPQSLEALLNNS is encoded by the coding sequence ATGGAATTAAATCTGCGCTTCTCAGAGAATAATCAAGTCGTTGTCAAATTTGACGACCAAGAAACTGATAGGCTGGATTTTGCCTCACCTCTAAGTGCAGCAGACAGAGAAGAGATTCGCTGGTACTTAGAAACTTATGCGGCACGTTACACCACGGATGTAGATGATACACGGGCGGAAGGGATAGCAAAAAAATTCCGGCAATGGGGCGAAGACTTATTTAATGCGGTTTTTCAACATCGGGCTGCTCAACGGCTGTTTAATTATTTTCAAGATGAAAATCAACCAGGACGCTTATTAACAATCAGCGCTAGTCATCCAGCAATTTTATCATTGCCTTGGGAATTGTTACGCGACCCAGAAGGTACTTATTTATTTCACGAAAATCCCCGCATTTCGATTCGTCGCCGCTTGGCTGGTGCAGGGGGTGGACGCAGACCGTTTAAAGTGCAAGTCAAAGACCGTTTGCGGTTATTGTTTGTCGTTAGTCGTCCCAGTGATGCGGGATTTATTGACCCCCGTGGTGAAGCAATAGCAGTTTTGAACGCCATTCAACTAGAAGCAGCCGGAAGAGTTGAGGTAGAGTTTTTGCGTCCAGCCACCTTGGATAATTTAGTAGCGCGGCTAGAAGACTCCCGCCAACCCCCCGTTGATATTGTGCATTTTGACGGTCATGGGGTATTTGATTTAGATGGGCGTTTCCAGGAACAGGCTAAACATAGCGACCCGGTGGGAATAACTAAAGGCGGAAATGAGAAAGGCGGCAATATAGGTTATTTGTTATTTGAGGATAAAGAAGGGAAAAAAGCCCTGATTACTGCCGAAACCTTGGGTGATATGCTGAATCGGCAAAAAGTGGGGTTAATTGTTTTGTCTGCCTGTCAGTCGGCGGCGATGGGTGGCGAAGATGGAGAGGATGCAATGGGTAGTGTAGCCGCTAGGTTAACCCATGCAGGTATTCCCGCAGTCTTGGCAATGACTTATTCGGTATTAGTGACAACAGCCCATCAACTGTTTGCTAAATTTTATCAGGGTTTAGTATCTGGTGCAGGTATGGGTGAAGCATTAGATAATGCGCGGCGAGACTTGTATCTCAACCAACAACGGGGAGAACGGCAACGGGGTGAGCAACGAGTACAGTTAAAATTGCAAGATTGGTTTTTACCTGCCTTGTATCAAGTGGCTGGTGATACCCCATTATTGCAGCCAGACTTGAACAACCAAGAAAGCGGCGAGACACCAAAATGGGGAAACTTGCCGGATTTACAAGAAGCTGGATTCTTCGGTCGTAGCCGGGAATTGTGGCAGATAGAAAGATGGTTTGTGCAGGGAACGCGCCGCCTCACCGTATCGGGTTTTGGTGGACAGGGAAAAACCTATCTTGTCCAGGAAGCAGGACGCTGGTTACATCGCACGGGGATGTTTGAGAAAGTTTGTTTTGTTAATTATGCTGCCTTTCAGGGTGTGGATGCTGTAGGCTGGGCAGTTAGCACCCTGGCGACAGTATTAGACGAGAGTTTAATTGATGGGGCGGCGGCAACTCAGGCGTTGCGTAAGCAAGCCACATTGCTGATTTTAGATAACTTAGAAACCTTGCCAGCCGAACCTCTGCGGGAACTGTTAACCGTAGCAAAACAGTGGTCTGAGGTTGGGGAATGCCGGGTGTTACTCACAACTCGCACACCAGATTTTCACCATCCTGATTATCCCACACAAGGCAGTCGCAAACATATCTCCTTACCTTTGCGAGGTTTGGGACAAGAAGATGCCCTAGCGTATTTCCAAAGTTTGATTAAACTGCCGCTAGCACCCAAATTTGACCCACCTAAACGCGAAGTATTGTTGGAATTATTTAAACTGGTGGATTTTCATCCCCTATCCATTGGTTTGTTAGCGAAACAGTTGGAAAGTCGCCGTCCGGCAGAGTTGGGACAACGCTTAGAAACTTTGATTGCCCAAACACCAGATAATCCCCTATTGGCATCGTTGAATTTATCTTTGGAACGGTTGGATGCTGAAGCAATGCAGTTGTTGCCTCGCTTAGGCGTGTTTCAGGGCGGGGCGTTAGAAAGTAACTTGCTGAAAATTACAGAAATTTCTCAGTCACAGTGGCAAACTTTACGCCCAGCCTTAGAAGCCACTGGTTTAATTCAAGTTCATGGGCCTTTTCTCAAATTTCACCCCACCTTAGCCCCTGCCTTGTGGCCGCGCTTATCTCCAGAAGTACAGACAGAACTGCTTGCCCGTTATCAAGAGTTGTATTATGAAGTTTCTGACTATTTGTATTTTGAAGATAGAAAAAATACTCGTGGAGTTCGTGCCATTGCTCAACAGGAATTACCAAATTTACTTTATGCAGTTGATAGAGCGTTGGATGCAGGTGCAGAATGGGCAGTAGAGTTTGTTAATCAAGTAAACTTGTTTCTTGGCTACTTTGGACTTAACCGCGATCGTACTAGACTAAATCAACGGATTGCTGAGTTAACTGGGGAAGTGGGTTCCGATACATGGTTTCTCACCCGTATTAGTTCAGGCGAGCAATTATACAATGCTGGTCGCTATCAACAAGCAGCGCAGGTGTTTAGTGAGATACTGGCAGAGTTGGGTGAGCAACCAAGTTATAAACGCTGTGTTACTTTGGGTAACCTGGGGCGGTGCTTTGCAGACCAAAGACAAACAGCACAAGCAGCACAAATCTACCACCAGGGGTTGGCAGTGGCGCAGCAGTTGGAACAGTCTAATAATGTGAAGCAACTGATGGAAATGTTGCAGACTGACTTGGCAGATGCGCTGAGGACTATGGGAGATTATGGTGAGGCACGCATTGCTTATGAAGCAGGATTAGCGATTAAAAAAGAAGTTGGAGACCTTCGCGGGGCTGCGGTATCAAATTTTAAACTTGGCACACTAGCTATGCTGCAAGGCAACCTCCCAGAAGCACAACAGCGTTACCGAGAAGGACTGACTACTTTCCAGCAACTCAACGAACCAGCACAAGAAGCCACGGTTTGGCATCAACTGGGTATAGTGTACGAAAAAGGCAAGCAGTGGGACGCTGCGGAAGATGCCTACCGAAGATCAGCACAAATTCAAGAATCTCTAGGAAATCTGGCAGATGCAGCAAGGACTTGGCAACAATTAGGCAGCCTCAATTTATCTGTTGGCAACCTGGGAGAGGCAGAGGCTTGGTATCGCAAGGCTTTGAAGCAAGATCAAAAATTAGAAAATCAAGCAAGTGCATCTCAAATATTAAGTAACCTCGCTCTCATACTACAAAACCAACCCCACCGCCTCAGCGAAGCCCGACAATTGGCAGAAGAAGCATTAGCCATCAATAAAACCTTAGACCTGGCTGCGGCTGAGATTTGGAAAATCTATGAAATCTTGGCTATGATTACCGACAAGCAAAGCGACACCACCCAAGCTAAAGAATATCGTCGCCAAGCAAGGCAAGCAAAAGCGGCGTTTGCGGGCACACAGTATGAGTTGCGGCAATATGGGCAGTTGATTGCAGGGGTAGTAGCTGCTGTGGATAATGCAAAAATCAGGGAACAGCTAGAAGTTAAGATGGAGAATGTTGCAGAAGGTGGGCAAAATCTCGTTGCTGCCATCCGTCGTATCTTAGCCGGCGAGCGAGATGAGAATATACTGTGCGAGCCGTTAAATTTGCAACATTCTATGATTATCTCCGCTATCCTGCGGGGTATTGCTGACCCTCAATCCCTTGAAGCGTTATTAAATAATTCGTAA
- a CDS encoding YciI family protein: protein MPVFVKIEAGTVDKTLFDQYVPAHRAYVQELIAKGHKAKTGYWAEFGGGMMLFEAASMVEAQAIVAADPLVQNGCVNYQLHEWRIVVE from the coding sequence ATGCCAGTTTTTGTGAAGATTGAAGCAGGTACAGTAGATAAAACCTTATTTGACCAATATGTACCTGCCCATAGAGCCTATGTTCAGGAGTTGATTGCTAAAGGACACAAAGCCAAGACGGGCTATTGGGCAGAATTCGGAGGTGGCATGATGCTGTTTGAAGCAGCTTCAATGGTCGAAGCCCAAGCGATCGTAGCTGCCGATCCATTGGTGCAAAACGGTTGCGTCAACTATCAACTTCACGAATGGCGAATTGTTGTGGAATAA
- a CDS encoding phasin family protein, which produces MAGFGDIVQKAFYLGVGLASYASERAGGKLAELRSQVQKLADEMVAKGEMNTEEARRFVEDMMKQAQQPPASEIPTDKTPPAEPRRIEILEEDEQPTAKEAPTEDVDGLRQQVLKLQEELKRLQRDP; this is translated from the coding sequence ATGGCTGGTTTTGGAGATATTGTACAAAAAGCTTTTTACCTTGGTGTAGGGCTAGCTTCTTACGCGAGTGAGAGAGCAGGGGGGAAATTAGCCGAACTGCGATCGCAAGTCCAAAAACTGGCAGATGAAATGGTGGCAAAGGGCGAAATGAATACAGAGGAAGCCCGCCGCTTTGTTGAGGATATGATGAAGCAAGCTCAACAGCCACCCGCATCTGAAATACCCACGGACAAAACACCGCCTGCTGAACCCCGTCGCATCGAAATCTTAGAAGAAGACGAACAGCCAACTGCGAAAGAAGCCCCAACCGAAGATGTCGATGGCTTGCGTCAACAAGTACTAAAATTGCAAGAAGAGTTAAAAAGACTGCAGCGAGATCCATAA
- a CDS encoding type II toxin-antitoxin system PemK/MazF family toxin: protein MIINQGDIFWINLDEPDGSEPGYLHPHVVIQNNLFNRSRISTVVVCTLTSNIRRASAPGNVLLQAGEGDLLEQSVVNVSQIFTVDKRQLGEKIGTLSSERVQQILNGVHLVLEPREVE from the coding sequence ATGATCATCAACCAAGGTGATATTTTCTGGATTAATCTTGACGAACCAGATGGTTCAGAACCTGGTTATCTCCATCCCCATGTAGTAATTCAGAATAATCTATTTAATCGCAGTCGCATCAGCACTGTTGTAGTTTGCACTTTAACTTCAAATATCAGACGCGCATCAGCACCAGGAAATGTTTTACTGCAAGCAGGTGAAGGAGATTTACTGGAACAGAGTGTTGTTAATGTTTCTCAGATTTTCACTGTTGATAAAAGGCAACTAGGTGAAAAGATTGGAACTTTATCATCTGAAAGAGTTCAGCAAATTCTGAATGGAGTGCATCTGGTGTTAGAACCACGTGAAGTCGAATAG
- a CDS encoding cytochrome c biogenesis protein CcdA, with protein MLETLQTRIYELEQFANTLVSDQLTHLGVVSVGIIFVAGLLTSLTPCMLSMLPITIGYIGGYEAKSRLQAAAQSTWFALGLATTLACMGIIAAFVGKVYGQIGIGLPIIVSIIAILMGLNLLEALPIQFPSIGETNWISPDLPSGVRSYLIGLTFGLVASPCSTPVLASLLVWVANTQDWILGAVLLLSYTAGYVAPLILAGTFTAAIKKLLELRRWSGWINPVSGVLLVGFGVFSLLSRIPFSS; from the coding sequence ATGCTTGAAACCCTGCAAACCCGAATTTATGAACTAGAACAGTTTGCCAATACCCTTGTTTCTGATCAACTGACGCACCTGGGGGTGGTAAGTGTTGGTATCATTTTTGTAGCTGGTTTGCTTACCAGTCTCACGCCTTGTATGCTGTCCATGCTGCCCATTACCATCGGCTATATTGGCGGTTATGAAGCGAAAAGCCGCCTGCAAGCTGCAGCCCAATCAACTTGGTTTGCGTTGGGATTAGCCACTACATTAGCCTGTATGGGAATCATCGCCGCTTTTGTGGGCAAGGTCTACGGTCAAATAGGAATTGGTTTGCCGATTATTGTCAGCATCATTGCGATTCTTATGGGCTTGAACTTACTGGAAGCACTACCCATACAATTCCCCTCCATTGGTGAAACCAATTGGATTTCGCCAGATTTACCGTCGGGTGTGCGTTCCTATCTAATTGGGCTGACTTTTGGTTTAGTCGCATCTCCTTGTAGCACACCAGTTTTAGCTAGCCTGCTGGTTTGGGTAGCCAATACACAAGACTGGATTTTGGGTGCTGTTTTGCTACTCTCCTACACAGCAGGGTATGTAGCACCACTGATTTTAGCAGGTACTTTTACTGCGGCGATTAAGAAATTGTTGGAGTTGCGTCGCTGGTCTGGATGGATTAACCCTGTTAGCGGTGTACTATTGGTAGGCTTTGGTGTGTTTTCTTTACTTTCTCGGATTCCCTTTAGCAGTTAA
- a CDS encoding 2'-5' RNA ligase family protein translates to MSRFFIALLPPQHIQNHANQIKRYFAEQYASYGAQKSPPHVTLQPPFEWLDTDVPLLEASLRTFASEQNSIPITLSGYGAFAPRVVYIDVVKTPALLTLQADLMAHLASNLGIVDKVSQTRPFTPHMTVAFRDLTKQNFQAAWPEFANRQLYFEFIAENLTLLLHDGKRWNIKSEFGFLAGR, encoded by the coding sequence ATGAGCCGTTTTTTTATCGCCCTCTTACCACCGCAGCACATTCAAAACCATGCCAACCAAATTAAGCGGTATTTTGCAGAGCAGTATGCTAGTTATGGGGCACAAAAATCTCCGCCCCATGTGACTCTACAACCACCCTTTGAATGGCTAGATACAGACGTACCGCTGTTAGAAGCATCTTTGCGGACATTCGCCAGTGAGCAGAACTCAATACCAATAACACTTAGTGGTTATGGCGCTTTTGCCCCGCGCGTCGTTTATATTGATGTGGTGAAGACTCCAGCGCTGTTGACTTTGCAGGCTGATTTAATGGCGCATTTAGCAAGTAATTTGGGAATTGTGGACAAGGTTTCTCAAACTCGCCCCTTTACGCCTCACATGACGGTAGCATTTCGCGATTTAACCAAGCAGAACTTTCAAGCAGCTTGGCCGGAGTTTGCTAATCGTCAGTTATATTTTGAGTTTATTGCTGAAAATTTAACGCTGCTACTACACGACGGTAAGCGCTGGAATATTAAATCGGAGTTTGGTTTTTTAGCTGGTCGTTAG
- the queF gene encoding preQ(1) synthase, translated as MTTDELKYGEREIAEGQLITFPNPRVGRRYDISISLPEFTCKCPFSGYPDFATIYITYVPDERVVELKALKLYINSYRDRYISHEESANQILDDFVAACDPLEVTVKADFTPRGNVHTVVEVRHQK; from the coding sequence ATGACAACTGACGAATTGAAATATGGCGAACGGGAAATTGCCGAAGGACAACTAATTACATTTCCTAATCCGCGGGTGGGTAGGCGATATGACATCAGTATCAGTTTGCCGGAGTTTACTTGTAAGTGTCCGTTTTCTGGCTATCCTGATTTTGCCACAATTTATATTACCTACGTCCCAGATGAGCGAGTGGTGGAGTTAAAAGCCCTCAAGCTTTACATTAACAGTTACCGCGATCGCTATATTTCCCATGAGGAGTCTGCTAATCAAATTCTGGATGATTTTGTCGCAGCTTGTGACCCTTTAGAGGTGACAGTGAAAGCAGATTTTACGCCTCGTGGGAATGTGCATACTGTTGTCGAAGTGCGACACCAGAAATAG